From one Lolium rigidum isolate FL_2022 chromosome 4, APGP_CSIRO_Lrig_0.1, whole genome shotgun sequence genomic stretch:
- the LOC124647016 gene encoding 60S ribosomal protein L10-2 has product MGRRPARCYRQIKNKPYPKSRYCRGVPDPKIRIYDVGMKKKGVDEFSHCVHLVSWEKENVSSEALEAARIACNKYMTKHAGKDAFHLRVRVHPFHVLRINKMLSCAGADRLQTGMRGAFGKPQGVCARVAIGQVLLSVRCKANNAVHATEALRRAKFKFPGRQKIIESRKWGFTKFNRNDYLKLKSEGRILPDGVNAKLLGCHGRLSNRAPGQAFLSDDIVA; this is encoded by the exons atgggGAGAA GACCTGCGAGGTGCTATCGCCAGATCAAGAACAAGCCATACCCCAAGTCAAGGTACTGCCGTGGTGTCCCTGATCCCAAGATCAGGATCTACGATGTTGGCATGAAGAAGAAGGGTGTGGATGAGTTCTCTCACTGTGTCCACCTTGTCTCATGGGAGAAGGAGAACGTCTCCAGCGAGGCTCTTGAGGCTGCCCGTATTGCTTGCAACAAGTACATGACCAAGCATGCAGGAAAGGATGCCTTCCACCTAAGGGTCCGCGTTCACCCGTTCCATGTGCTGCGCATCAACAAGATGCTTTCGTGCGCTGGGGCTGATAGGCTCCAGACCGGAATGAGGGGTGCTTTCGGGAAGCCACAGGGAGTCTGTGCCCGTGTTGCTATTGGACAGGTGCTTCTTTCTGTGCGCTGCAAGGCCAACAACGCTGTCCACGCTACTGAGGCTCTCCGTCGTGCCAAGTTCAAGTTCCCTGGCCGCCAAAAGATCATTGAGAGCAGGAAGTG GGGTTTCACCAAGTTCAACCGCAATGACTACCTTAAGCTCAAGAGTGAGGGCAGGATCTTGCCTGATGGCGTCAACGCGAAG CTTCTCGGATGCCATGGTCGCCTCTCCAACCGTGCCCCTGGACAAGCTTTCCTGTCGGACGACATCGTCGCATAA
- the LOC124705802 gene encoding probable carbohydrate esterase At4g34215: protein MLLLLVALLAAPTAVAGGEKIPTLVFILAGQSNMGGRGGATVGGRWDGYVPPQCAPSPRTLRLSPALQWEEAREPLHAGVDVGNVLGVGPGMPFAHAVLRSARVPKGSVVGLVPCAQGGTPIANWSRGTDLYDRMVTRARAAVAGTGGRGRLAAMLWFQGETDTIRREDALAYAGRMEAMVRDVRRDLAMPDLLVIQVGIATGQGKFVDLVRKAQRAVRVPNLRYVDAKGLPIANDYTHLTTQAQVRLGAMLAEAYLATLH from the exons atgctgctcctcctcgtcgccctcCTCGCGGCGCCCACGGCGGTTGCCGGCGGCGAGAAGATCCCGACGCTGGTGTTCATCCTGGCGGGGCAGTCCAACATGGGGGGCCGGGGCGGCGCCACGGTGGGCGGCAGGTGGGACGGGTACGTCCCGCCGCAGTGCGCCCCGTCCCCGCGCACCCTGCGCCTCTCCCCGGCGCTGCAGTGGGAGGAGGCCCGCGAGCCGCTCCACGCCGGCGTCGACGTCGGCAACGTGCTGGGGGTCGGCCCCGGCATGCCGTTCGCGCACGCGGTGCTGCGGTCCGCCAGGGTGCCCAAGGGCAGCGTGGTGGGGCTGGTGCCGTGCGCGCAGGGCGGCACGCCGATCGCCAACTGGTCGCGGGGCACGGACCTGTACGACCGCATGGTCACCCGCGCCAGGGCCGCCGTGGCCGGCACCGGGGGGCGCGGGAGGCTGGCGGCGATGCTGTGGTTCCAGGGGGAGACGGACACCATCAGGAGGGAGGACGCGCTGGCCTACGCCGGCCGCATGGAGGCCATGGTCCGCGACGTCCGGCGGGACCTCGCCATGCCCGACCTCCTCGTCATCCAG GTTGGGATCGCGACGGGGCAGGGCAAGTTCGTGGATCTGGTGCGGAAGGCGCAGCGGGCGGTGAGGGTGCCCAACCTCAGGTACGTGGATGCCAAGGGGCTCCCCATCGCCAACGACTACACGCACCTCACCACCCAGGCACAGGTCCGCCTCGGCGCCATGCTCGCCGAAGCTTACCTCGCCACGCTCCACTGA